Within Psychrobacter sp. DAB_AL43B, the genomic segment GTAAGCTCTTTGGTAAAATTTAAGGCCGCTTGCTCAGTCTCATCTTTATAACTAACCTTCAGGGCATTTGCGCCTTCTGTCGCTGCTTCAAAGGTTTCAGCAACTACCACGGCAATCGGCTGACCATGATAAAAAATCTCACTAACGCCCTGTGTTGGGGCTTTGGTTTCGCCGCCTTGCTGAGCATTACGCAAAAAGTGCTTGGGATCAGTCACCACTTTGATAATGCCAGGAATATCGTCTAAAGCGCTACTATCGATATTCTTAATCTGACCTCTGGCAATCTTGGCACTGACTAACACACCATAAACTTGATTTTCTCGATAAATCTCTGCCGAATAAGGCGCTTGTCCGCTAACCTTTAATGAGCCGTCGACACGGTTAATGGGTTTACCAACCAAATTGCTTGCCGTTTTGTTAAACAAGGTTTCGACAGGCTCATTCATCATCATTTTTTTGGTGGGTTCTGATGGAAGTACTGAGTCTAGTAATGACATGATTATGCTCCCTCGCCCGCTAAGGCGCGCTGAATAACTTGTTTTAATAGACGGCGTGTCAGTGGTATTTTAAAGTCGTTTTGCCCATGACCTTTGGCTTCTTTTAGTAATAAATCTGCTGCCTGCTCAATAGTATCGTTATCGCCTTTAGTATCCGTTAATAAGGCTTCAACCGCTTCATTACGCCACGGCTGAGTGCCAATACCGCCAAACGCCAAACGTACTGTTTCTAAATCACCTTTATCATTAACATTTATCACGGCAGCGCACGATATCAATGCAAAAGCATAAGAGGCGCGGTCGCGAACTTTGTCATAAGTGTGGCTGCCTTTTATAGGCGCTGGCAGGACTACATGCGTAATAAGCTCGCCAGACTCTAAAACAGTTTCGATATTAGGCGTGTCTTTTGGCAGGCAATAAAAGTCTTTGATCGCAATGTTGCGTTTACTACCATCCGCTTTAATCGTTTCAATTGTCGCATCGAGTAAACGCATCGCAACAGCCATATCGGAGGGGTGCTGAGCAATACAAGCGTCGCTCGTACCCAATATGGCAAGGGTGCGGTTCTCGCCATTGATAGCCGGACAACCAGTACCAGGATTGCGCTTATTACAAGGACTGTCAGTCTGATAAAAGTAATAGCAACGGGTACGCTGTAAAAAATTGCCGCCCGTGGTGGCTTTATTACGCAGTTGCCCAGTCGCGCCAGCCAGTATCGCTCGTGATAATATCGGATAATTGGCAATCACTTGCGGATGCGCTGCCAAATCGCTATTAGTTACCAGCGTACCGATACGTAGCCCACCGTCATTAGTCGTTTCTACTTGCTGTAGTTCTAAGCGAGTCACATCGACCAGCTTGATAGGGGTTTCAATCTCTAGCTTCATTAAATCTAATAAATTGGTGCCACCTGCAATAAACGAAGCCTCTTTTGGACTGGCCGAAATCGCGGCGTGTTCGGGTGCATCAGCACGGATATATTCAAAGCGTTTCATGAACGATCTCCTGCTACAGTCATACTGGCTTTATTTTGCGACGGCTTGCTGAGCTGCGCTTCACTAGGCGGCGGCGACCAAATACCGCTGACATCCGAGCCTTTCGTTATCGTCGCTTTCGAAGCAGTTTTACCTTTTATCTCATTCTCCAAAACCTGCGAGATAGCATTAATAATATTTGGATAGGCAGAACAGCGACAAATATTACCGCTCATACGCTCAGAGATTTCTTGTACCAACAGACCATCAGGATTTTGCAAATCGGTCGTCACATAGCTTGGCCAGTTTTGTTTAATCTCCTCTATCAAAGCAGTCGCCGAACATATTTGCCCAGGCGTACAGTAACCGCACTGGAAAGCATCGTGGTCTTTAAAGGCTTGTTGTAATTCTGAAAGCGATTCCGGCAAGCCAATCCCTTCGATCGTCGTAATCTCATCACCGTCATGCATGACTGCAAGTGTCAGACAAGAATTAACCCGTCGTCCATTAATGAGCATGGTACAGGCACCACATTGACCGTGGTCGCAGCCTTTTTTTGGTCCAGTAATTTGCAGATGCTGACGACAGAGATCGAGCAATGTCGTGCGTGGGTCAAGATTATCGAGCTGATAATCCTGCTTATTAATTGATAACGTCAAAGTAGACATGCTGGCTTCTCGCTGGCAGAAAAACATAAAAGAGATAAAATAAACGCCCGTTAAAATAGCGCTAACCGATTTATTATGTCTTATTAAAAATGTCGATTTGTTTTTACTTTGTAGTCATTGCAGGGTAGTTTTTTAACCAGACCTAGGTTTATAAAAATTTCTCTTGAGTCATATTGATAATAATTAAAGGCACAGTACGTTGGTAACTTAGCGCACATTGTAATCGCTGCATCTTTAACCTAGTATTAATGAACTTAGCGTTTATCAAAGAAGCGTTAATAACTATTTAGACAATAAACGCCAAAAAAACATGTAAACATAAATAATAAATTAGGTAGAAAAATATGAATCAGTTAAAAAAACCACTCCGCATAGACATTGTCTCAGATGTGGTTTGTCCTTGGTGTGTCGTCGGGTATAAACAACTCGCAGAAGCACTTAAGAAGACCAATACTGCCCATGAGATACACTGGCATCCGTTTGAGCTAAACCCTAACATGCCAAGCGAGGGTCAAAACATGCGTGAACATATCACAGAAAAATATGGCTCAAGTAAAGCGGAGTCAGACGCCAGCCGCGCTCAAATAACAAAGGTAGGTTCTGATGTCGGCTTTGAGTTTAATTTTACTGATGAGCTGCGTATGCACAATACCTTTAATTTGCATCAGCTTTTGCACTGGGCTGAGCAGCAAGGGCGCATGCATGAGTTGAAGCAGGCGTTATTTACCGCGCACTTTACCGATAATAGGAATATCTCTGATATCGAAGTGCTTGCTGATATTGCCGCTGAGGCTGGACTCAATCGCGAGGAAGCACTGGCAGTTTTAGAAGACCAACGCTTTGCCAATGATGTACGTGAGGTAGAGCAGCATTGGCAGCGGCAAGGTATTCAAAGCGTCCCTGCAATCATTTTTAATGAGCAGCACTTGGTTAGCGGCGCGCAAGGCGTAGAAAATTATGTCAATATTTTAGAGCAATTAGCCAATATGCAAGATTAAATCAATATTTTTAGTAGGATTATTTATATGAGCAAAGATAAACTGATGACATTGTCAGATGAGGCGGAAGTCCTCGTTTTAGACGAGTTAAGGGTTTATATGAGTGATGAATTCGATGTCGATATCGGTAACTTACCGGCTAAGTTCTTATTGGATTTTATCATCGAAAAGATAGGCCCGCATTTATACAATCAAATGATTGATGATAATGAACCTTGGTTGTACGATAGGTTTACGGCTATCTTAGAAGATATGCATAGCTTTAAAAAAGACTAGAGCATATTGCTAAGGTAATTTCCTCAAAATTTCGGCATCATGATAAATATATTAAAGCTGCCTTTTCAGCTCAACTTTTAAAATGACTCTGCTAAAATACAAAATGCTGCGTCCATTAGGCGCAGCATTTTTATATTTAAAAAACTAATAATGAGTATTATAGCTTAAGCATCAAAGTGAATAACCGTACGGATACTCTCGCCTTTGTGCATTAAGTCGAAAGCTTCGTTGATGTCTTCTAATGGCATAGTGTGGGTAATAAAGTCTTGCAGTGGAATCTCGCCAGCTAGGTAGCGCTCTACATAACCTGGTAATTCTGAACGACCTTTTACACCACCAAATGCCGAACCGCGCCAGACGCGACCGGTCACTAGCTGGAATGGACGGGTAGAAATCTCTTGTCCAGCACCCGCCACACCGATGATGACCGACTCGCCCCAACCTTTATGGCAGCACTCAAGCGCTGAACGCATGACATCGACGTTACCGATACATTCAAAAGAATAATCAACACCGCCATCGGTCAATTCAACGATGACATCTTGAATGGGTTTGTCATAATCTTTTGGATTGATGCAATCAGTCGCGCCAAGCTTTTTGGCTAGCTCAAACTTACTCTCATTGATATCAATGGCAATGATACGGCTGGCTTTTGCCATTGCTGCACCGATGACTGCTGATAAACCAATGCCGCCTAAACCAAAGATAGCGACTGTTGCGCCCTCTTCGACTTTTGCGGTATTCATGACCGCGCCCATTCCAGTGGTAACACCGCAACCAAGTAAGCAAACTTCTTCTAATGGCGCTGCCTTATTGACTTTCGCTAAAGAAATTTCTGGCAAAACCGTATATTCAGAAAAAGTTGAGCAGCCCATATAATGATAGATTGGCTCACCATCTTTATAAAAACGGGTCGTACCATCTGGCATTAAGCCTTTTCCTTGGGTCTCGCGTACGGCAGAGCACAAGTTGGTTTTGCCTGAAGTACACATTTTACAGACGCCACATTCTGCCGTGTATAAAGGAATAACATGATCACCAACCTGCACACTGGTCACGCCTTCGCCAATTTGCTCAACGATACCGCCGCCTTCATGACCCAAAATTGCTGGGAATACGCCTTCTGGATCTTCACCGGATAAGGTAAAAGCATCGGTATGACAAACACCACTGGCAACGATTTTTACCAGTACTTCGCCTTTACGTGGCAACATAACATCCACTTCTTCGATAGATAATGGCTGGTTTGGACCCCAAGCAATGGCGGCTTTAGATTTGATAAATTTATCTGACATCGTTATCTCTCTTTTTAATGTATTTTATTGGTTATTAAACACAGACCTCTTCAGCTTATCTTGCTTGCCGAATGGAGGCAAGCGACAGTTGTAGCAGTCTGTAAAATATTTAATTTTATGCTGACCATTATAGTTTTTTCTATAAGGATAACAATATGCTATATTTGCAAATATCTTTTACACACTGGTAATAATCATGCGCTGGGATGGAATTAGCGAGTTCGTTTACGTGGCAGAATATGAGAGCTTTACGCGCGCTGCAAAAGAGTTGGGCATTTCTACCGCACAAGTCAGTCGTCAGATTAGCGCTTTAGAGAAGCGACTTGATATTAAACTACTCTATCGCACCACGCGCAAAGTATCACTCACCGAAGAAGGACGTGTGTTTTATCAGCATTGTCGCGGGGTGCTCGATGGCTTAGATGCCGCCGAACAAGCTGTCAGTAATTTACAATCAAAACCGCAAGGTAGGATTAAGCTGACCGCACCTGTGACTTATGGTGAGCAGCAACTGTTGCCGCTGATCAATGATTTCATGGTGCAATATAGCGATATCGAAGTGACGGCTTTTTTAAGCAATCAAAAGATTGACTTGATTGAAGGCGGTTATGATTTAGCGATTCGTATTGGTAAATTAAACGACTCAACGATGATGGCAAAAAAACTCAGCCATCGCACCAACTTTGTCTGTGCTTCTCCTGCTTATTTGAATAAATATGGTATTCCAAAAACTCTAAACGAGCTGAGTACACATAACTGTTTACTTGGCACTCACAACTATTGGCGTTTTATAGAGACTGGGGAAGCATCTGGTAAAGAAAGAAATCTGCGCGTTTTTGGTAGCGTACAATATAATAGCGGTTATGGTTTAGTCGATGCTGCTTTAAAAGGCTTAGGTATCGTCCAGTTACCTGATTATTATGTGCAAAAACATTTAGAATCCGGTCAGCTCATTAGCTTATTGGACAAATATAGAGAACCCGAAGAAGGTATTTGGGCTATCTATCCGCATAACCGTCATTTATCGCCAAAGATTAGACTACTTGTCGATTATCTAGCAGAGCGTTTGGATTAATGCAGTAAGAACAAAGCGTTTTTATCCGTTAATTTAAGTCTTTACTGAGAAAAGTCGGACAGCGCTATTTGTTCATATAACTCTACTTTCAACTTCTTTGCACACTCGATAATCTTTTTACGATTGGCAGGGATAGCACCGTGCTCGATCGCTGTTTCGCGCATTTGTACCGTGACGTCATAGTGAGGATAGCTGGCGTTTCGATGGAATAAGCGCTCATCTACATCAATCAACGCCGCAAACTCATGTAACTCTTGCAAAGTATCCGCCAGCATGTGGCACCACTTATAGCCTTTAAATTCTATCTGCATAAAATCTACATATATCGCCATATAGCAGCTCCTTTTATTCCTTCTATAAAACATTTTAAATCGTTTTTTTTACTCTAGTACATTTGCTATTAGCTAATCTATTTAGCATTGGTAAATGAGTCTTAGTAAATAAACGGTGCTGAATGAGAATTTACTATCAAACACAACTCATTTTCTTATGGCAAATTTTAACTGTTTGTAGGGATAGGAAATACTTTGTCATAAACCCAGTTGTAGATAAAGGCATAGATGAGATAAAAAGTCGCCATCGCGATATCCATCTTAAACGCTTCCCAAAGGCTGATATTTAAATACCAGGCGATGACAGGTAGAAATAATAACAACAATCCACCTTCAAATAACAACGCATGTAGCACGCGTATCAGAACTGTTTTTTGCACCGCACCGCGTAACCTGAGCATGGCACGGTCAAACAAAATATTATAAAAGTAGTTCCAAAATGTGGCGACGATAGAGCCGACCAACGCCATAACTCCCATCAGATGTAGCTCAAAACCAAATACTAAGCTTGCTAGGGGGGCAAAGATAAGCAGACCTATAATCTCAAACCCTAAGGCGTGGCGAATCCGGTCTTTTTTGTTACGCATGAAACTTCCTAATTGATTTGTTTATCGACTTACTTTATTTCTTGAATACTCTATATCACTCGCATTATTTACGTGCCATTATGTTCTGTTTTTACTGGCTAAGACTTTCAATAACTGCCATTAAAGTAATTCACGCACATTTTTCTTTAGCTGTTTGAGCAATTTTTGGTACTCACTATCACGAGTTTCAAGTGTGCTTAAGCGTCCATAGCGTAGCTGGCGATAGTCTTGTTGAATTTGCACAATTTTTGCTTGAGCAGCTTTCGAATCAATAGCGGTTGCCAAACGTTCAAGCCACGCTAACTGTCCTTCATTTTCTGTGCGCGCTAATGATTTATCACTTTTGCCAATACGCTTTGATAATTGCGCAAGTGGCAAGTCTGCTGGGTGCCAGCGTTTGCGGCGACGTTGCCAAATAATAAATACTAAAATAGCCATGACCGTAATAGCACTTATCGCTAACCAAGTAATTTGCTGCATGATTGAGCGGATGTTAAACCACTTTAATAGCGAGTCCGCTTGCTTGTCCTGATCGTAGCCGACGACGTCTTTTTGCCAATAGTAGCTGGCTTGGTCTGATAAGCGCCGTAAGGTTTGTAGCATTTGATACTGCTG encodes:
- a CDS encoding DUF2164 domain-containing protein encodes the protein MSKDKLMTLSDEAEVLVLDELRVYMSDEFDVDIGNLPAKFLLDFIIEKIGPHLYNQMIDDNEPWLYDRFTAILEDMHSFKKD
- a CDS encoding S-(hydroxymethyl)glutathione dehydrogenase/class III alcohol dehydrogenase; the protein is MSDKFIKSKAAIAWGPNQPLSIEEVDVMLPRKGEVLVKIVASGVCHTDAFTLSGEDPEGVFPAILGHEGGGIVEQIGEGVTSVQVGDHVIPLYTAECGVCKMCTSGKTNLCSAVRETQGKGLMPDGTTRFYKDGEPIYHYMGCSTFSEYTVLPEISLAKVNKAAPLEEVCLLGCGVTTGMGAVMNTAKVEEGATVAIFGLGGIGLSAVIGAAMAKASRIIAIDINESKFELAKKLGATDCINPKDYDKPIQDVIVELTDGGVDYSFECIGNVDVMRSALECCHKGWGESVIIGVAGAGQEISTRPFQLVTGRVWRGSAFGGVKGRSELPGYVERYLAGEIPLQDFITHTMPLEDINEAFDLMHKGESIRTVIHFDA
- a CDS encoding FAD binding domain-containing protein, whose protein sequence is MKRFEYIRADAPEHAAISASPKEASFIAGGTNLLDLMKLEIETPIKLVDVTRLELQQVETTNDGGLRIGTLVTNSDLAAHPQVIANYPILSRAILAGATGQLRNKATTGGNFLQRTRCYYFYQTDSPCNKRNPGTGCPAINGENRTLAILGTSDACIAQHPSDMAVAMRLLDATIETIKADGSKRNIAIKDFYCLPKDTPNIETVLESGELITHVVLPAPIKGSHTYDKVRDRASYAFALISCAAVINVNDKGDLETVRLAFGGIGTQPWRNEAVEALLTDTKGDNDTIEQAADLLLKEAKGHGQNDFKIPLTRRLLKQVIQRALAGEGA
- a CDS encoding DsbA family protein → MNQLKKPLRIDIVSDVVCPWCVVGYKQLAEALKKTNTAHEIHWHPFELNPNMPSEGQNMREHITEKYGSSKAESDASRAQITKVGSDVGFEFNFTDELRMHNTFNLHQLLHWAEQQGRMHELKQALFTAHFTDNRNISDIEVLADIAAEAGLNREEALAVLEDQRFANDVREVEQHWQRQGIQSVPAIIFNEQHLVSGAQGVENYVNILEQLANMQD
- a CDS encoding 2Fe-2S iron-sulfur cluster-binding protein, whose protein sequence is MSTLTLSINKQDYQLDNLDPRTTLLDLCRQHLQITGPKKGCDHGQCGACTMLINGRRVNSCLTLAVMHDGDEITTIEGIGLPESLSELQQAFKDHDAFQCGYCTPGQICSATALIEEIKQNWPSYVTTDLQNPDGLLVQEISERMSGNICRCSAYPNIINAISQVLENEIKGKTASKATITKGSDVSGIWSPPPSEAQLSKPSQNKASMTVAGDRS
- a CDS encoding DUF4031 domain-containing protein, coding for MAIYVDFMQIEFKGYKWCHMLADTLQELHEFAALIDVDERLFHRNASYPHYDVTVQMRETAIEHGAIPANRKKIIECAKKLKVELYEQIALSDFSQ
- a CDS encoding LysR family transcriptional regulator, whose amino-acid sequence is MRWDGISEFVYVAEYESFTRAAKELGISTAQVSRQISALEKRLDIKLLYRTTRKVSLTEEGRVFYQHCRGVLDGLDAAEQAVSNLQSKPQGRIKLTAPVTYGEQQLLPLINDFMVQYSDIEVTAFLSNQKIDLIEGGYDLAIRIGKLNDSTMMAKKLSHRTNFVCASPAYLNKYGIPKTLNELSTHNCLLGTHNYWRFIETGEASGKERNLRVFGSVQYNSGYGLVDAALKGLGIVQLPDYYVQKHLESGQLISLLDKYREPEEGIWAIYPHNRHLSPKIRLLVDYLAERLD
- a CDS encoding PACE efflux transporter, whose amino-acid sequence is MRNKKDRIRHALGFEIIGLLIFAPLASLVFGFELHLMGVMALVGSIVATFWNYFYNILFDRAMLRLRGAVQKTVLIRVLHALLFEGGLLLLFLPVIAWYLNISLWEAFKMDIAMATFYLIYAFIYNWVYDKVFPIPTNS